aATCTGATATTGGGCACTGCAGATTAACAGGGGAGAGCCTGCAGTTGTTATAATTTGTATTCTTCAATCAGTGGCAGAGACAAAGACAGACTTGTGCAGTGTAACCCCCAAATAGTTACATTTAAACCAGTTTGTGTGTATAACTGGTACTTTATTTGGGTGTTCACACTGTTAGTGCCAGTTTTAAACACAGGCGTTATGTTTTACACTATTTTGAAACCGTAGTTAGCAGGTAACCGTTGACAATCTGCACAGTGTCATGGGGAATAAAGATGTTTTTGATTGCACCTCTGTGCTTGTGGACTTCACTGCTCTCAAAACAAGTGGTACCACAGATTGCCATGCAATATTAGTTCATGTAAAGTTTTGTAAAGCTGTCAGTGCAATATTTTAAACTCCCCTTGCCTCCATGTTTCataatgttgctggtgctgtaaagtaaaatgcagttatttacAAGGGGTGAACGAATGAGGGAAGCCCACTAAAAGACAATATTAATTGTATATTTGATCAGCTGATCTGCAAAGATTAACTGAATGCTGGCATACATGTTAACACTTGTAGCGTTTTGAATCCCACCGCACTGATACTACATGGATACAATGGAAAATGGATATAttcatttacaaaatgtacagCAGTTTGTGATTATGTAGATTTACTTTTGTAAGAaactgcatgttttaataaaacaaaatgcttataGCTTGTTGTGCCTATACATCCATATACAAAAGCACTGGTGAAACAAGGCAACATGCAAGTAAGCAACTGTATATTCAAACGTCGACGCAGCAAAACTAATTTGCACAACTTTGGCTTAACGACAACACTTACAAATGATGGCCACTAGGCGATGCTGTGagctcaaaataatattttacgtGACTTGCTTTTTAAATTAGCGACTATGTCTTGTGACGTCATCAGTCTGCGAAGAGGCAAGATATAAATTAAGGAAACGTCTTTAAATTACAAAATTCACAATTTTATTAGAATTGAGGAGACTGCAGAGCGTATGCAAGAGTGACAGTAAGGTAGACACCAATAGAAGTGTTAAAACCATTTCGGAacttttatcatttaaatttgGGCTGCCAGTTTACAGGGGGTTGTGTTTTTGATGCCAGCACACGAATTAATATGAGTAGTTTACGTACACATAACTTTCAAAACGATTGAACAGTAATTTGCAGTGCATCAAATAAATCgttgcatttttaaaacctgtaATTCAGAATTGTAACTCGTGTACCTCGGACGTAGTCACATTAGCTATAATAACAAATAATCTTGCTGTTTAATACCCTTATTCTTTCTTGAGTATGtttagttatattattatatcatgAAATATGCAAGACTAGgagcagtttgcatgtttttgttcagtgtttcataTAGCGTCGTAAATAAGAATTCAATACCACACGTGGGAACAACAgcgctttttttttattttcgccCCAAATGAGTTAAATTTACATACAGTGATATATTATTACTTCGATCTGTTACGTCACAGTTCTCTAAACCAGCCATGAATAATGGTGCTATTACATTGCCATTCAAGGGCAAAGTTGAGACCACAAACCTTATTTCACATGTGGCCTGTGCTGcacagatggaaataagactcctgttgcatccCCCATTCCAAGTTTTAGTGACAAGCTGAGttctgtcttattaaacttgtagtaaaaccagtaatggatcacactgctacacaacaggagtcttgtttccatccctgatgcTGGATTCAAAGTGTAACAGACCTCCAAAGGTAAAAGGCTGCTATGCTAGTCTCCCTTTCTGCTATTGAATTTTTGGTTATATTTTAGATCAGTCCACACAGTATTATATTATTACCAAAAAAACAGAGCAGCTTTTCTTTCACATGTTTAAATTGATCTTAATGTTAAAGGTTTAATTTCTGGTTGCAGAAACTGTTGACTCCACCCTAACGCCATGGAAGTGACTCACTCAATCAGAGAGCGAACCATCACTGAAAACAGCCTGGTGGTGCTGCTCCAAGGCATCCACGGCCACGTCACCACGGTGGACCTGCGGGATGAAAGCGTGGCCAAGGGTCGCATTGTCAATGTGGATGCCTTCATGAACATCCGCCTGGCCGAGGTTGTGTACACTGACCGGCAGGGCAGAGCCACCCATCTGGCTGACTTCTTTGTCACTGGTAGGAATGTGAGGTATGTGCACATCCCTGACGAAGTGAACATCATCAAGACCATCGAGAGCCAGCTGCAGAAG
The sequence above is a segment of the Polyodon spathula isolate WHYD16114869_AA unplaced genomic scaffold, ASM1765450v1 scaffolds_645, whole genome shotgun sequence genome. Coding sequences within it:
- the LOC121308321 gene encoding U7 snRNA-associated Sm-like protein LSm10, yielding MEVTHSIRERTITENSLVVLLQGIHGHVTTVDLRDESVAKGRIVNVDAFMNIRLAEVVYTDRQGRATHLADFFVTGRNVRYVHIPDEVNIIKTIESQLQKIHRVRNFGGQGQGRKEYLKCKK